The following proteins come from a genomic window of Microtus ochrogaster isolate Prairie Vole_2 chromosome 7, MicOch1.0, whole genome shotgun sequence:
- the Cluh gene encoding clustered mitochondria protein homolog isoform X1 translates to MLLNGDCSETLKKEDGTAESPRENGMDEGEPGDETTGQEVIVIQDTGFSVKILAPGIEPFSLQVSPQEMVQEIHQVLMDREDTCHRTCFSLHLDGNMLDHFSELRSVEGLQEGSVLRVVEEPYTVREARIHVRHVRDLLKSLDPSDAFNGVDCNSLSFLSVFTDGDLGDSGKRKKGLEMDPIDCTPPEYILPGSRERPLCPLQPQNRDWKPLQCLKVLTMSGWNPPPGNRKMHGDLMYLFVITAEDRQVSITASTRGFYLNQSTAYHFNPKPASPRFLSHSLVELLNQISPTFKKNFAVLQKKRVQRHPFERIATPFQVYSWTAPQAEHAMDCVRAEDAYTSRLGYEEHIPGQTRDWNEELQTTRELPRKNLPERLLRERAIFKVHSDFTAAATRGAMAVIDGNVMAINPSEETKMQMFIWNNIFFSLGFDVRDHYKDFGGDVAAYVAPTNDLNGVRTYNAVDVEGLYTLGTVVVDYRGYRVTAQSIIPGILERDQEQSVIYGSIDFGKTVVSHPRYLELLERTSRPLKILRHRVLNDRDEEVELCSSVECKGIIGNDGRHYILDLLRTFPPDLNFLPVPGEELPEECTRAGFPRAHRHKLCCLRQELVDAFVEHRYLLFMKLAALQLMQQKASKVETPTSLENGGPPSAEAESEDSIGPEAGSEEEGSSVSGLAKVKELAETIASDGTVDPRSREVIRNACKAVGSISSTAFDIRFNPDIFSPGVRFPESCQDEVRDQKQLLKDAAAFLLSCQIPGLVKDCTEHAVLPMDGATLAEVMRQRGINMRYLGKVLDLVLRSPARDQLDHIYKIGIGELITRSAKHIFKTYLQGVELSGLSAAISHFLNCFLSSYPNPVAHLPADELLSKKRNKKRKNRPPGAADNTAWAVMTPQELWKNICQEAKNYFDFTLECDSVDQAVETYGLQKITLLREISLKTGIQILLKEYSFDSRHKPAFTEEDVLNIFPVVKHVNPKASDAFHFFQSGQAKVQQGFLKEGCELINEALNLFNNVYGAMHVEICACLRLLARLHYIMGDYAEALSNQQKAVLMSERVMGIEHPNTIQEYMHLALYCFASSQLSTALSLLYRARYLMLLVFGEDHPEMALLDNNIGLVLHGVMEYDLSLRFLENALAVTTKYHGPKALKVALSHHLVARVYESKAEFRSALQHEKEGYTIYKTQLGEDHEKTRESSEYLKCLTQQAVALQRTMNEIYRNGSSANIPPLKFTAPSMASVLEQLNVINGILFIPLSQKDLENLKAEVARRHQLQEASRNRDTVATDPEPARTLEDMVSPQTVKEDPSLSLQG, encoded by the exons ATGCTGTTGAATGGTGACTGCTCAGAGAccttgaagaaggaagatgggacAGCTGAGTCACCCAGGGAAAATGGGATGGATGAAGGTGAGCCTGGAGATGAGACCACTGGACAGGAAGTCATTGTCATTCAGGACACAGGCTTTTCTGTGAAGATCCTGGCCCCTGGCATCGAGCCCTTTTCCTTGCAG GTGTCCCCCCAGGAGATGGTGCAGGAGATCCACCAGGTGCTCATGGACCGTGAGGACACTTGTCATCGTACCTGCTTCTCACTACACCTGGATGGCAACATGCTGGACCACTTCTCAGAGCTGCGCAGTGTGGAGGGGCTGCAGGAGGGCTCAGTGCTCCGAGTTGTGGAAG AGCCCTACACCGTTCGTGAGGCGCGCATCCACGTGCGCCATGTTCGAGATCTCCTCAAGAGCTTGGACCCATCTGATGCCTTCAATGGAGTTGACTGCAACTCCTTGTCCTTTCTGAGTGTCTTCACTGATGGTGACTTAGGAG ACAGTGGGAAGCGGAAGAAGGGCCTGGAGATGGACCCCATTGACTGCACACCGCCTGAGTATATCCTGCCAGGGAGCCGGGAACGGCCACTGTGTCCCCTGCAGCCCCAGAACCGTGACTGGAAG CCCCTGCAGTGTCTGAAAGTGCTCACCATGAGCGGCTGGAACCCACCTCCTGGGAACCGCAAGATGCATGGGGACCTCATGTACCTGTTTGTGATTACTGCTGAGGACCGGCAAGTCAGTATCACTGCGTCCACAAGGGGCTTCTACCTGAATCA GTCCACAGCCTACCACTTCAACCCCAAGCCTGCCAGCCCCCGCTTCCTCAGCCATTCCCTAGTAGAACTGCTCAACCAGATCAGCCCAACCTTTAAAAAGAACTTTGCTGTGCTGCAGAAGAAAAG GGTCCAACGCCACCCGTTCGAGAGGATTGCCACTCCGTTCCAGGTATACAGCTGGACAGCTCCTCAGGCAGAGCATGCCATGGACTGTGTGCGTGCTGAGGACGCCTATACCTCGAGGCTGGGCTACGAGGAGCACATTCCTGGACAG ACCCGGGACTGGAATGAAGAGTTGCAGACAACAAGGGAGCTGCCCCGCAAGAACCTGCCTGAGCGGCTGCTTCGAGAAAGAGCCATATTCAAG gtacacaGTGATTTCACGGCAGCAGCCACAAGGGGTGCTATGGCAGTTATTGATGGTAATGTGATGGCCATCAACCCCAGCGAGGAGACCAAGATGCAGATGTTCATCTGGAACAACATCTTCTTTAGCCTGGGCTTTGATGTCCGGGACCACTACAAAGACTTTGGTGGGGATGTGGCAGCCTATGTAGCTCCCACCAATGACCTGAATGGTGTGCGTACTTATAATGCTGTGGATGTGGAGGGGCTGTACACGCTGGGTACAGTGGTAGTAGATTACCGGGGCTACCGTGTCACAGCTCAGTCCATCATCCCTGGCATCCTGGAGAGGGACCAGGAGCAGAGTGTCATCTATGGCTCCATTGACTTTGGCAAAACAGTGGTGTCACATCCACGCTATCTGGAGCTGCTGGAGCGCACCAGCAGGCCCCTCAAGATTCTGCGTCACCGAGTGCTTAACGACCGAGATGAGGAGGTGGAGCTCTGCTCTTCAGTGGAGTGTAAGGGCATCATTGGCAATGATGGGCGCCACTACATCCTTGACCTGCTGCGGACTTTCCCACCGGACCTTAACTTCCTTCCTGTGCCTGGTGAGGAGCTGCCTGAGGAGTGCACTCGTGCTGGCTTCCCCCGAGCCCATAGACACAAGCTGTGCTGTCTGCGCCAGGAGCTGGTGGATGCCTTTGTGGAGCACAG GTACCTTCTCTTCATGAAGCTGGCTGCCTTACAGTTGATGCAGCAGAAGGCCAGCAAGGTTGAGACCCCCACCTCCCTGGAGAATGGTGGTCCTCCCTCAGCAGAGGCTGAGTCTGAAGACTCAATAGGACCTGAGGCAGGAAGCGAGGAGGAGGGCAGCAGTGTGAGTGGCCTCGCCAAGGTGAAAGAGCTGGCAGAGACTATCGCCTCTGACGGCACAG TAGACCCCCGAAGCCGAGAGGTGATCCGCAATGCCTGCAAAGCTGTTGGCTCCATCAGTAGCACAGCCTTCGACATTCGCTTCAACCCTGACATCTTCTCCCCAG GGGTTCGCTTTCCTGAGTCCTGCCAGGATGAAGTTCGGGACCAGAAGCAGCTATTGAAAGATGCAGCTGCCTTCTTGCTCTCCTGCCAGATCCCTGGTTTG GTAAAAGATTGCACAGAGCATGCTGTATTGCCCATGGACGGGGCCACACTGGCTGAGGTGATGCGCCAGCGTGGCATCAACATGCGCTACCTGGGCAAGGTGCTGGACCTGGTGCTGCGGAGCCCGGCCCGTGACCAGCTGGACCACATTTAT AAAATTGGTATTGGAGAACTCATCACACGCTCTGCCAAGCATATCTTCAAGACATATCTACAG GGAGTGGAGCTCTCAGGCCTTTCAGCTGCCATCAGCCACTTCCTGAACTGTTTCCTGAGCTCCTACCCCAACCCCGTGGCCCACCTCCCTGCTGATGAGCTGCTCTccaagaaaaggaacaagaagagaaaaaaccGGCCTCCAGGAGCTGCAGACAACACTGCCTGGGCTGTGATGACTCCCCAAGAGCTCTGGAAGAACATCTGCCAGGAAGCCAAGAACTACTTTGACTTCACCCTTGAGTG tgattctgtggaccaggctgtggAGACCTACGGACTGCAGAAGATAACGCTGCTGCGAGAGATCTCACTGAAAACCGGGATTCAG ATTCTGCTGAAGGAGTACAGCTTTGACAGCCGCCACAAGCCTGCCTTCACAGAGGAAGATGTCCTCAACATCTTTCCTGTGGTCAAGCATGTCAACCCCAAAGCCTCAGATGCCTTCCACTTCTTCCAGAGTGGGCAGGCCAAAGTACAGCAGG GCTTCCTGAAGGAAGGCTGTGAGCTCATCAACGAGGCCCTGAACCTGTTCAATAACGTGTATGGAGCCATGCATGTGGAGATCTGCGCCTGCTTGCGTCTCCTGGCCCGCCTCCACTACATCATGGGTGACTATGCTGAG GCACTCAGCAACCAACAGAAGGCAGTGCTGATGAGTGAGCGGGTGATGGGCATTGAGCACCCCAACACCATCCAGGAATAC ATGCACCTGGCCCTGTACTGCTTTGCCAGCAGCCAGCTGTCCACAGCCCTAAGCCTTCTGTACCGGGCCCGCTACCTTATGCTGCTTGTGTTCGGGGAGGACCACCCCGAGATGGCGTTGTTGGAC AACAACATTGGGCTAGTGCTGCATGGTGTAATGGAGTATGACCTATCCCTGCGCTTCCTAGAGAATGCACTGGCTGTCACTACCAAGTACCATGGGCCGAAGGCCCTTAAGGTGGCTCTCAG CCACCACCTTGTTGCCCGGGTCTATGAGAGCAAAGCTGAGTTCCGGTCAGCCCTCCAGCATGAGAAGGAAGGTTACACCATCTACAAGACGCAG CTAGGTGAGGACCACGAGAAGACCAGGGAGAGCTCTGAGTACCTCAAGTGCCTGACCCAGCAGGCTGTAGCCTTGCAACGCACCATGAACGAGATCTACCGCAATGGTTCCAGTGCTAATATCCCACCCCTCAAG TTCACAGCTCCCAGCATGGCCAGTGTCCTGGAGCAGCTCAATGTCATCAACGGCATTCTCTTCATTCCTCTCAG CCAAAAAGACTTGGAAAACCTGAAGGCAGAGGTAGCACGGCGGCACCAGCTCCAAGAGGCCAGCAGAAACAGGGATACTGTGGCCACTGATCCTGAGCCAGCGAGAACCCTGGAGGACATGGTCTCCCCTCAGACTGTCAAGGAGGATCCTTCTTTGAGCTTACAGGGATAA
- the Cluh gene encoding clustered mitochondria protein homolog isoform X2: protein MLLNGDCSETLKKEDGTAESPRENGMDEGEPGDETTGQEVIVIQDTGFSVKILAPGIEPFSLQVSPQEMVQEIHQVLMDREDTCHRTCFSLHLDGNMLDHFSELRSVEGLQEGSVLRVVEEPYTVREARIHVRHVRDLLKSLDPSDAFNGVDCNSLSFLSVFTDGDLGDSGKRKKGLEMDPIDCTPPEYILPGSRERPLCPLQPQNRDWKPLQCLKVLTMSGWNPPPGNRKMHGDLMYLFVITAEDRQVSITASTRGFYLNQSTAYHFNPKPASPRFLSHSLVELLNQISPTFKKNFAVLQKKRVQRHPFERIATPFQVYSWTAPQAEHAMDCVRAEDAYTSRLGYEEHIPGQTRDWNEELQTTRELPRKNLPERLLRERAIFKVHSDFTAAATRGAMAVIDGNVMAINPSEETKMQMFIWNNIFFSLGFDVRDHYKDFGGDVAAYVAPTNDLNGVRTYNAVDVEGLYTLGTVVVDYRGYRVTAQSIIPGILERDQEQSVIYGSIDFGKTVVSHPRYLELLERTSRPLKILRHRVLNDRDEEVELCSSVECKGIIGNDGRHYILDLLRTFPPDLNFLPVPGEELPEECTRAGFPRAHRHKLCCLRQELVDAFVEHRYLLFMKLAALQLMQQKASKVETPTSLENGGPPSAEAESEDSIGPEAGSEEEGSSVSGLAKVKELAETIASDGTDPRSREVIRNACKAVGSISSTAFDIRFNPDIFSPGVRFPESCQDEVRDQKQLLKDAAAFLLSCQIPGLVKDCTEHAVLPMDGATLAEVMRQRGINMRYLGKVLDLVLRSPARDQLDHIYKIGIGELITRSAKHIFKTYLQGVELSGLSAAISHFLNCFLSSYPNPVAHLPADELLSKKRNKKRKNRPPGAADNTAWAVMTPQELWKNICQEAKNYFDFTLECDSVDQAVETYGLQKITLLREISLKTGIQILLKEYSFDSRHKPAFTEEDVLNIFPVVKHVNPKASDAFHFFQSGQAKVQQGFLKEGCELINEALNLFNNVYGAMHVEICACLRLLARLHYIMGDYAEALSNQQKAVLMSERVMGIEHPNTIQEYMHLALYCFASSQLSTALSLLYRARYLMLLVFGEDHPEMALLDNNIGLVLHGVMEYDLSLRFLENALAVTTKYHGPKALKVALSHHLVARVYESKAEFRSALQHEKEGYTIYKTQLGEDHEKTRESSEYLKCLTQQAVALQRTMNEIYRNGSSANIPPLKFTAPSMASVLEQLNVINGILFIPLSQKDLENLKAEVARRHQLQEASRNRDTVATDPEPARTLEDMVSPQTVKEDPSLSLQG, encoded by the exons ATGCTGTTGAATGGTGACTGCTCAGAGAccttgaagaaggaagatgggacAGCTGAGTCACCCAGGGAAAATGGGATGGATGAAGGTGAGCCTGGAGATGAGACCACTGGACAGGAAGTCATTGTCATTCAGGACACAGGCTTTTCTGTGAAGATCCTGGCCCCTGGCATCGAGCCCTTTTCCTTGCAG GTGTCCCCCCAGGAGATGGTGCAGGAGATCCACCAGGTGCTCATGGACCGTGAGGACACTTGTCATCGTACCTGCTTCTCACTACACCTGGATGGCAACATGCTGGACCACTTCTCAGAGCTGCGCAGTGTGGAGGGGCTGCAGGAGGGCTCAGTGCTCCGAGTTGTGGAAG AGCCCTACACCGTTCGTGAGGCGCGCATCCACGTGCGCCATGTTCGAGATCTCCTCAAGAGCTTGGACCCATCTGATGCCTTCAATGGAGTTGACTGCAACTCCTTGTCCTTTCTGAGTGTCTTCACTGATGGTGACTTAGGAG ACAGTGGGAAGCGGAAGAAGGGCCTGGAGATGGACCCCATTGACTGCACACCGCCTGAGTATATCCTGCCAGGGAGCCGGGAACGGCCACTGTGTCCCCTGCAGCCCCAGAACCGTGACTGGAAG CCCCTGCAGTGTCTGAAAGTGCTCACCATGAGCGGCTGGAACCCACCTCCTGGGAACCGCAAGATGCATGGGGACCTCATGTACCTGTTTGTGATTACTGCTGAGGACCGGCAAGTCAGTATCACTGCGTCCACAAGGGGCTTCTACCTGAATCA GTCCACAGCCTACCACTTCAACCCCAAGCCTGCCAGCCCCCGCTTCCTCAGCCATTCCCTAGTAGAACTGCTCAACCAGATCAGCCCAACCTTTAAAAAGAACTTTGCTGTGCTGCAGAAGAAAAG GGTCCAACGCCACCCGTTCGAGAGGATTGCCACTCCGTTCCAGGTATACAGCTGGACAGCTCCTCAGGCAGAGCATGCCATGGACTGTGTGCGTGCTGAGGACGCCTATACCTCGAGGCTGGGCTACGAGGAGCACATTCCTGGACAG ACCCGGGACTGGAATGAAGAGTTGCAGACAACAAGGGAGCTGCCCCGCAAGAACCTGCCTGAGCGGCTGCTTCGAGAAAGAGCCATATTCAAG gtacacaGTGATTTCACGGCAGCAGCCACAAGGGGTGCTATGGCAGTTATTGATGGTAATGTGATGGCCATCAACCCCAGCGAGGAGACCAAGATGCAGATGTTCATCTGGAACAACATCTTCTTTAGCCTGGGCTTTGATGTCCGGGACCACTACAAAGACTTTGGTGGGGATGTGGCAGCCTATGTAGCTCCCACCAATGACCTGAATGGTGTGCGTACTTATAATGCTGTGGATGTGGAGGGGCTGTACACGCTGGGTACAGTGGTAGTAGATTACCGGGGCTACCGTGTCACAGCTCAGTCCATCATCCCTGGCATCCTGGAGAGGGACCAGGAGCAGAGTGTCATCTATGGCTCCATTGACTTTGGCAAAACAGTGGTGTCACATCCACGCTATCTGGAGCTGCTGGAGCGCACCAGCAGGCCCCTCAAGATTCTGCGTCACCGAGTGCTTAACGACCGAGATGAGGAGGTGGAGCTCTGCTCTTCAGTGGAGTGTAAGGGCATCATTGGCAATGATGGGCGCCACTACATCCTTGACCTGCTGCGGACTTTCCCACCGGACCTTAACTTCCTTCCTGTGCCTGGTGAGGAGCTGCCTGAGGAGTGCACTCGTGCTGGCTTCCCCCGAGCCCATAGACACAAGCTGTGCTGTCTGCGCCAGGAGCTGGTGGATGCCTTTGTGGAGCACAG GTACCTTCTCTTCATGAAGCTGGCTGCCTTACAGTTGATGCAGCAGAAGGCCAGCAAGGTTGAGACCCCCACCTCCCTGGAGAATGGTGGTCCTCCCTCAGCAGAGGCTGAGTCTGAAGACTCAATAGGACCTGAGGCAGGAAGCGAGGAGGAGGGCAGCAGTGTGAGTGGCCTCGCCAAGGTGAAAGAGCTGGCAGAGACTATCGCCTCTGACGGCACAG ACCCCCGAAGCCGAGAGGTGATCCGCAATGCCTGCAAAGCTGTTGGCTCCATCAGTAGCACAGCCTTCGACATTCGCTTCAACCCTGACATCTTCTCCCCAG GGGTTCGCTTTCCTGAGTCCTGCCAGGATGAAGTTCGGGACCAGAAGCAGCTATTGAAAGATGCAGCTGCCTTCTTGCTCTCCTGCCAGATCCCTGGTTTG GTAAAAGATTGCACAGAGCATGCTGTATTGCCCATGGACGGGGCCACACTGGCTGAGGTGATGCGCCAGCGTGGCATCAACATGCGCTACCTGGGCAAGGTGCTGGACCTGGTGCTGCGGAGCCCGGCCCGTGACCAGCTGGACCACATTTAT AAAATTGGTATTGGAGAACTCATCACACGCTCTGCCAAGCATATCTTCAAGACATATCTACAG GGAGTGGAGCTCTCAGGCCTTTCAGCTGCCATCAGCCACTTCCTGAACTGTTTCCTGAGCTCCTACCCCAACCCCGTGGCCCACCTCCCTGCTGATGAGCTGCTCTccaagaaaaggaacaagaagagaaaaaaccGGCCTCCAGGAGCTGCAGACAACACTGCCTGGGCTGTGATGACTCCCCAAGAGCTCTGGAAGAACATCTGCCAGGAAGCCAAGAACTACTTTGACTTCACCCTTGAGTG tgattctgtggaccaggctgtggAGACCTACGGACTGCAGAAGATAACGCTGCTGCGAGAGATCTCACTGAAAACCGGGATTCAG ATTCTGCTGAAGGAGTACAGCTTTGACAGCCGCCACAAGCCTGCCTTCACAGAGGAAGATGTCCTCAACATCTTTCCTGTGGTCAAGCATGTCAACCCCAAAGCCTCAGATGCCTTCCACTTCTTCCAGAGTGGGCAGGCCAAAGTACAGCAGG GCTTCCTGAAGGAAGGCTGTGAGCTCATCAACGAGGCCCTGAACCTGTTCAATAACGTGTATGGAGCCATGCATGTGGAGATCTGCGCCTGCTTGCGTCTCCTGGCCCGCCTCCACTACATCATGGGTGACTATGCTGAG GCACTCAGCAACCAACAGAAGGCAGTGCTGATGAGTGAGCGGGTGATGGGCATTGAGCACCCCAACACCATCCAGGAATAC ATGCACCTGGCCCTGTACTGCTTTGCCAGCAGCCAGCTGTCCACAGCCCTAAGCCTTCTGTACCGGGCCCGCTACCTTATGCTGCTTGTGTTCGGGGAGGACCACCCCGAGATGGCGTTGTTGGAC AACAACATTGGGCTAGTGCTGCATGGTGTAATGGAGTATGACCTATCCCTGCGCTTCCTAGAGAATGCACTGGCTGTCACTACCAAGTACCATGGGCCGAAGGCCCTTAAGGTGGCTCTCAG CCACCACCTTGTTGCCCGGGTCTATGAGAGCAAAGCTGAGTTCCGGTCAGCCCTCCAGCATGAGAAGGAAGGTTACACCATCTACAAGACGCAG CTAGGTGAGGACCACGAGAAGACCAGGGAGAGCTCTGAGTACCTCAAGTGCCTGACCCAGCAGGCTGTAGCCTTGCAACGCACCATGAACGAGATCTACCGCAATGGTTCCAGTGCTAATATCCCACCCCTCAAG TTCACAGCTCCCAGCATGGCCAGTGTCCTGGAGCAGCTCAATGTCATCAACGGCATTCTCTTCATTCCTCTCAG CCAAAAAGACTTGGAAAACCTGAAGGCAGAGGTAGCACGGCGGCACCAGCTCCAAGAGGCCAGCAGAAACAGGGATACTGTGGCCACTGATCCTGAGCCAGCGAGAACCCTGGAGGACATGGTCTCCCCTCAGACTGTCAAGGAGGATCCTTCTTTGAGCTTACAGGGATAA